From the genome of Desulfovibrio sp. JY:
CGATAAAGACATCCGCCTCTTCCCGGGCCACGAAATCGTAGTCCGTCGCGCCGACGATCGCCTCCGACGGCTGGCCGAGCATGGCGCAAAGCGCTCCGTTGGCCAGCACGAACCGGTGTTCGTTGTCCTTGACGAAGACAGGGTCGGGAATGGCTTCCACGATCATCCCCAAAAACTCGCGGGAACGGCGCAGCTCGGCTTCCACGGCCCGGCGCTCGGTGAGGTCGCGCAGCACCCCCACCAGCCCCAGGAAAACGCCCTCGGCATCGAAATAAGGCCGCACCACCGCTTCCGCCCAGACCGTTCCCCCGTCCTTGCGACGCAGCTCCAGTTCCAACCGGCTGACGAAGTTCGGATCGACCTTGTTCCCGCTTATGAGTTGCTCCGCCGCCTGGCGGACCCGGGTAGCCGATGCGGGCGTCATCATCTGCTCGATGGTTTCGGCCATGGCCTCCTGGACGCTTATTCCCCGAAGCCGCCGAATCGAAGGACTGACGTAGGTCGGACGCTGCTGCGGGTCCAAGGTGAAAATGACGTCGTGGCAATTGTCGGCCAGCAGACGGTAGGTGAGGTCGCGCTCCCGCAAGGCGAGCTCCATGCTTTTGCGGCGCGAGATATCGCGCACGAACACCAACGCCCCGGCCGTGGCCTCAAGCGCAAACGGCACGGCGGCCACCTCCACCTCGAGGGGGGTGCCGTCCAGCCGCAGATAGCGCTGCTCCCGAAGCCGGGCCGGCGCCTTACGCAGCACATTTTGCCGCATGCGCCCGGCGGTGGCATCCTGGGAATCCTCGTGCACGAACGCCATGACGTCCCGTCCCACGATCTCCTCGGGGCTTGCCGCGCCGAAGAGTTTGGCGGCTTCCGGATTGGCGAAAACGAAACGTTCGCCGTCGTGAATGAGAATGGCGTCCGGCGCGCTCTCCACCACCAGCCGGTACTGTTCCCGGCTTTCGCGCAGTTCGTGTTCCTTGCGCCGGCAGGCGGCTACATGGCGATGCAGGAGGAGAAACAGAAAAGACGAGGTGACAAGGACAAAGGCCAGCCCCTTAAACGACGTCACCCGCAGCAGCAGGTCCGGGTCGTCGCGGAAATACATGGAGGTGAGACGATTGGAGAAAACGACCCACAGAAGACTGATCAGCAAATAGACCAGGGCGATCCTGGCGGGTCTGAGGTTGACCAGCCCTCCCGGGTCGTCCCGATCGTTTCGTCGCGTCATGCCCATCCGCCCACCTTGTTGACGAAGGCTCGTTGAAACCGCCCTTCTCCATCGCCGGTCACAGCATGTCCACCGGGTCGAGATCCAGGGTGAACCGCATCTTGACCGCGCCGGCAAGGGCTTTCCGACCGGCGGCGAATACGCGGCGTACACACGGCCAGTCCGGGGATTTGAACAGGCAGTGAAAGCGCCTGCGCCCGGCGACCAGGGCCAGCGGCGCCGGCGCCGGTCCAAGCA
Proteins encoded in this window:
- a CDS encoding PAS domain S-box protein, translating into MGMTRRNDRDDPGGLVNLRPARIALVYLLISLLWVVFSNRLTSMYFRDDPDLLLRVTSFKGLAFVLVTSSFLFLLLHRHVAACRRKEHELRESREQYRLVVESAPDAILIHDGERFVFANPEAAKLFGAASPEEIVGRDVMAFVHEDSQDATAGRMRQNVLRKAPARLREQRYLRLDGTPLEVEVAAVPFALEATAGALVFVRDISRRKSMELALRERDLTYRLLADNCHDVIFTLDPQQRPTYVSPSIRRLRGISVQEAMAETIEQMMTPASATRVRQAAEQLISGNKVDPNFVSRLELELRRKDGGTVWAEAVVRPYFDAEGVFLGLVGVLRDLTERRAVEAELRRSREFLGMIVEAIPDPVFVKDNEHRFVLANGALCAMLGQPSEAIVGATDYDFVAREEADVFIARDNMVLETGREDLFEEQFTDKEGHSHTLVTRKGLFVDAAGGRFIVGVIRDVTRDKIRERQLRDSLLEKEVLLKEVHHRVKNNLQVISSLLFLQKDAIEDPAVQDIFEESRNRIATMALIHEELYRSGDLARVDLKEYLERLVPKVVQSLRGQKSIGFALNLAECRVTLDKAIPFGLIINELVTNAVKHAFADRQEGNIRLTVAREGDQVQAVVEDDGVGLPPNFHPDAVKSLGMQLVVQLTRQLRGVLTFGPASPGTVFRLGFSLGDKLG